A window of Natrinema versiforme contains these coding sequences:
- a CDS encoding GNAT family N-acetyltransferase: MEIREPEPDEAERIREVIDSSMTTSFRLSPGQIDGITDDQFGDDAVADKIDDGDTLLHVVETGDELESTVIAGFVEGRLEDEWGEVNWLFVDPEHRGKGIGTELYETASETLRNRGAEHVCATVLEANTEGHQFVERFGLEHNGDRRIEVAGESLVKYVYADADVDVALPTESRADGEDAQTDEFPETETVDGTLTATDGDETLYIAREEEESGTAASFFVTYEDEDHTEQYGYYCANCGSLDVSMDNMERLECSDCGNAHAERSKESYDDSHL; encoded by the coding sequence ATGGAGATTCGGGAACCGGAGCCGGACGAGGCCGAGCGGATTCGGGAAGTCATAGACAGTTCGATGACGACATCGTTCAGGCTCAGTCCGGGACAGATCGACGGGATCACCGACGATCAGTTCGGCGACGACGCCGTGGCCGACAAGATCGACGACGGGGACACGCTGCTCCACGTCGTCGAGACCGGCGACGAGCTCGAGAGCACGGTCATCGCCGGGTTCGTCGAAGGCCGACTCGAGGACGAGTGGGGCGAAGTGAACTGGCTCTTCGTCGATCCCGAACACCGAGGGAAGGGGATCGGGACGGAGCTCTACGAGACCGCGAGCGAGACGCTCCGCAATCGGGGGGCCGAGCACGTCTGCGCCACCGTCCTCGAGGCGAACACCGAGGGCCACCAGTTCGTCGAGCGCTTCGGCCTCGAGCACAACGGGGACCGGCGCATCGAGGTCGCCGGTGAGTCCCTCGTGAAGTACGTGTACGCGGACGCGGACGTCGACGTGGCCCTCCCGACGGAATCGCGAGCGGACGGCGAGGACGCACAGACCGACGAGTTCCCCGAGACGGAGACGGTCGACGGAACCCTGACGGCGACCGACGGCGACGAGACGCTCTATATCGCTCGCGAGGAGGAAGAATCCGGCACCGCGGCGTCGTTTTTCGTCACCTACGAGGACGAAGACCACACGGAACAGTACGGGTATTACTGTGCGAACTGCGGCTCGCTCGACGTCTCGATGGACAACATGGAACGGCTGGAGTGCAGTGATTGCGGCAACGCACACGCGGAGCGATCCAAGGAGTCGTACGACGACTCGCACCTCTGA
- a CDS encoding DUF2391 family protein — protein MKLRRPRRPRDFRLADSAQQIVGGFLLAGPFVVTEEVWDLAKSMNLFQAIGTVIVVFGIGYGALYTADTTRDPDDEQEVVGVPLRFISLMIVSFGAVALLALLLDAPDTFLGDETTSVAVKTTIKAVSVGSVFSVVGAATADSIFSK, from the coding sequence ATGAAACTTCGACGGCCGCGCCGGCCGCGCGATTTCCGGCTTGCGGACTCGGCACAGCAGATCGTCGGCGGGTTCCTGCTCGCCGGCCCCTTCGTGGTTACCGAGGAGGTCTGGGACCTCGCGAAGAGCATGAACCTCTTTCAGGCGATCGGGACCGTGATCGTGGTGTTCGGGATCGGCTACGGGGCACTGTACACGGCCGATACGACTCGCGACCCGGACGACGAACAGGAGGTCGTCGGCGTCCCGCTTCGGTTCATCTCGCTGATGATCGTCTCGTTCGGCGCGGTAGCGCTGCTCGCGCTGTTACTCGACGCACCCGATACCTTCCTCGGGGACGAGACGACCAGCGTCGCCGTGAAGACGACGATCAAGGCCGTGAGCGTCGGCTCGGTGTTCAGTGTCGTCGGCGCCGCGACGGCCGACAGCATCTTCTCGAAGTAA